In Zingiber officinale cultivar Zhangliang chromosome 6A, Zo_v1.1, whole genome shotgun sequence, a single genomic region encodes these proteins:
- the LOC121994685 gene encoding zinc finger MYM-type protein 1-like → MARVERVEQGRLARPVIGSYGRHGQPLAPAAGHDQPLAPQSAAASRWLPRPTAASRWLPQSGTASSRGRPWPPTVASERHDISRAASARRNLPRRPTQGATSCARTMATAGGWVSMIMFLKYYVDDKLGEITMLRYFKKIRDEPTSNKSSPPPPPPPPPPPLPAPLDADSNEYPSDPGLRKHILKYNVNEREIVRRYYLQKGPFQPKNHEFPWRSCPKEKRRFRAIWFSLHPNWLEYSIAKDATFCLYCYLFKADHGGQSGGDSFVTEGFKNWRKKEKFNEHVGNQSSIHNRCMMAAYDLMNQKQHIETCLVNQSSQVAIDYRVCLTASIDCIRFLVRQGLAFRGHDESTNSLNHGNFLELLRFLADHNEDINRVPLDNAPSNLKLTSPDIQKDIIRSIAYLTTNSILGDLGDELFTILVDEARDISVKEQMALLYDLLSISNLRGQGYDGASNMKGEFNSLKSLIMMENPSAYYVHYFAHQLQLTLVAVVENHIRISTFFDVAAQLNNIVGASCKRRDILREKQFEKVIKGICNCDIFTGQEEGKDHKQRAQANNLLELIRKYEFIFQMHLMKNILGVTNDLSQALQRKDQDIVNAMILARSSKHQLQTMKDDGWDLLLNEVSLFCVKYEVVTPRMEDLFVFHGRSRRNIEGRTNLHYYRVETFYEVIDLQLQELNSRFNEVNTELLLCMSCLDPSNSFSAYDKRKLLQFAQFYPSDFSPIELMHLEPQLDNFIFDMRSSNQFSEVVGISQLAKRMVQLKKHRLYPLVYLLLKLALLLPVATATVERVFSAMKIIKTSLQNQLGDDMVNDCLIPYIERDVFDTIDNEAIIQHFQNMKSRRVIL, encoded by the exons ATGGCCAGAGTAGAGAGGGTCGAACAAGGGCGGCTGGCAAGGCCAGTCATTGGCTCCTACGGCCGACATGGCCAGCCGCTGGCTCCCGCGGCCGGTCACGACCAGCCGTTGGCTCCGCAGTCAGCCGCAGCTAGCCGCTGGCTCCCACGGCCGACCGCGGCTAGCCGCTGGCTCCCGCAGTCGGGCACGGCCAGCTCCCGCGGTCGGCCGTGGCCTCCCACGGTGGCCAGCGAGAGGCACGACATCTCGCGCGCGGCCAGTGCGAGGCGCAACCTCCCGCGGCGACCAACACAAGGGGCGACCTCTTGCGCCAGGACAATGGCAACCGCCGGTGGATGGGTTTCG atgattatgtttctgAAATATTATGTTGATGATAAATTAGGTGAAATAACAATGTTGAGGTATTTTAAGAAAATACGAGATGAACCTACTTCAAACAAGTCATCTCCCcctccaccacctcctcctcctccgcctcctctACCAGCTCCTCTTGATGCTGACTCAAATGAGTATCCTAGTGATCCTGGGCTAAGAAAGCACATTCTTAAGTATAATGTTAATGAAAGGGAGATTGTTCGACGTTACTATTTGCAAAAAGGTCCTTTTCAACCTAAAAATCATGAATTTCCTTGGCGTTCTTGTCCCAAAGAGAAACGAAGATTTCGAGCTATATGGTTTAGTCTTCATCCTAATTGGCTAGAATACAGCATTGCAAAAGATGCGACTTTTTgtctttattgctatttattcaAAGCGGATCATGGTGGTCAAAGTGGTGGTGATTCTTTTGTTACTGAGGGATTTAAAAattggagaaagaaagaaaaatttaatGAACATGTTGGAAATCAGAGCAGCATTCACAACAGGTGCATGATGGCGGCTTATGATTTAATGAATCAAAAACAACATATTGAAACTTGTTTGGTCAATCAGTCTAGTCAAGTAGCTATTGATTATCGTGTTTGTTTGACAGCATCAATTGATTGCATAAGATTTCTTGTGCGTCAAGGATTAGCATTTCGTGGTCATGATGAATCAACTAACTCACTCAATCATGGTAATTTTCTTGAATTGTTAAGATTTCTTGCTGACCATAATGAGGATATCAATAGAGTTCCACTAGACAATGCTCCCTCAAATCTCAAATTGACATCGCCTGATATTCAGAAAGATATTATCAGATCCATTGCTTATTTAACCACTAATTCTATTCTTGGAGATCTCGGTGATGAATTATTTACTATATTGGTTGATGAGGCTCGTGATATATCTGTTAAAGAACAAATGGCATTGCTTTACGATTT ATTATCTATATCTAATTTGCGGGGGCAAGGATACGATGGAGCTAGCAATATGAAAGGAGAATTCAATAGCTTAAAAAGCTTAATTATGATGGAAAATCCTTCTGCTTATTATGTTCATTATTTTGCTCATCAACTGCAACTTACACTTGTAGCTGTTGTTGAAAATCATATAAGAATTTCTACTTTTTTTGATGTGGCTGCACAATTGAACAATATTGTTGGAGCGTCATGCAAGCGAAGAGATATACTTCGTGAGAAACAATTTGAAAAAGTTATTAAAGGAATTTGCAATTGTGATATCTTCACTGGACAAG AGGAGGGAAAAGATCACAAGCAAAGGGCACAAGCAAATAATCTGTTGGAATTGATTAGAAaatatgaatttatatttcaGATGCACTTAATGAAGAATATCTTGGGAGTCACGAATGATTTGTCGCAAGCTTTACAAAGAAAAGATCAAGACATTGTAAATGCCATGATTCTTGCAAGATCAAGCAAACATCAATTGCAAACTATGAAAGATGATGGTTGGGATTTGTTACTGAATGAAGTTTCTTTATTTTGTGTTAAGTATGAGGTAGTCACCCCGCGCATGGAAGACTTGTTCGTCTTTCATGGGAGATCACGACGAAATATTGAAGGAAGGACAAATCTTCACTATTACCGTGTTGAAACGTTTTATGAAGTGATAGATTTGCAACTTCAGGAGTTGAACAGTCGCTTTAACGAGGTGAACACGGAGTTGTTGTTGTGTATGAGTTGTCTTGATCCATCAAATTCATTCTCTGCTTATGATAAGAGAAAATTACTTCAGTTTGCTCAATTTTATCCATCCGATTTTTCCCCAATAGAGTTAATGCATCTTGAGCCCCAActtgataactttatttttgatatGCGGAGTAGCAATCAATTCTCTGAGGTTGTGGGGATTAGCCAGCTTGCTAAAAGGATGGTTCAATTGAAAAAACATCGTTTGTATCCTTTGGTGTATTTACTTTTGAAGTTAGCATTGCTATTACCTGTTGCAACTGCAACTGTAGAGAGAGTGTTTTCAGCAATGAAAATAATCAAAACCTCACTTCAAAATCAGTTGGGAGATGATATGGTAAATGATTGTTTGATACCATATATTGAGCGAGATGTGTTTGATACCATTGATAATGAAGCTATTATTCAGCATTTTCAAAATATGAAATCTCGAAGAGTGATATTGTAA
- the LOC121994686 gene encoding pterocarpan synthase 1-like, producing the protein MATSTSSSRFFFSFFFAVVVLVFLIHVLFLTSTASGDEYQYQHLHLHLHERNLGAPNGTMVYAVELRREAPYGNGFGNIIVFDNVLRETAEPASPAIGMEQGFGVGSSLAQNSGLTMLELVFTAGRYGRSSLSVFGTLRSTEGASERAIVGGSGQFRLARGYVLSRVGGGTNETLIWELDAYILRHHN; encoded by the coding sequence ATGGCTACCTCAACCTCGTCCTcccgcttcttcttctccttcttcttcgctGTCGTCGTTCTCGTCTTTCTCATTCACGTTTTATTCCTCACAAGTACTGCCTCCGGCGACGAGTACCAGTACCAGCACCTGCACCTGCATCTCCACGAGAGAAACCTCGGCGCGCCCAACGGCACGATGGTGTACGCGGTGGAGCTTCGCCGGGAGGCCCCTTACGGAAACGGCTTCGGAAACATCATTGTGTTCGACAACGTGCTGCGCGAGACGGCGGAACCTGCCTCGCCGGCCATTGGCATGGAGCAGGGCTTCGGGGTGGGCTCCAGTTTGGCTCAGAATTCCGGCCTCACCATGCTAGAGCTGGTGTTCACCGCCGGAAGGTACGGCAGGAGCTCCCTCTCCGTGTTCGGTACATTAAGGTCGACGGAAGGCGCGTCGGAGCGGGCGATAGTCGGCGGAAGCGGCCAGTTCCGGCTGGCGAGGGGCTACGTGTTGTCCAGGGTCGGCGGCGGCACTAACGAAACACTCATTTGGGAACTCGATGCTTATATTTTGCGTCACCATAACTGA